In Mytilus edulis chromosome 7, xbMytEdul2.2, whole genome shotgun sequence, a single genomic region encodes these proteins:
- the LOC139482141 gene encoding uncharacterized protein, with protein MASSFDHCGICHSRHISKPSVFWCSDCDEGLCQDCIEHHSLSKASRNHKTVPLEEYHKLPSFIANINLHCGEHDEKYQLFCKEHNAMLCRKCVISENHVECKVIVPIEDVIQNAKTSVAFTEIESSFQETKENLKLILEDRQKNVSSLSDSKQKLQSEISAIRRQINQHLDKIQDHFIADLNKTVENSTQQIQSFIASLTNTQREIKECIEDVENIKKYATDMQTFLVIKQLENKLNETENEILLWTDSTGLGHTVVSFKINSILQNISNEITEFGTHSVDVQPCELSLHRKKEGQAQLTVSLEPKTSVEHITLKIKTKFKTLSKSVSSCCILPCGKMVVSNFHPSYLNLFFSDGKFEKRINNIIPNIYDVACIDNETVAVVSIYEKNIKLVNLKSGKAFRSIYTDLPSNGLTYIKGNFIISSKEGHLLEVGLEDTKTNIICSSVGSLYVDSFGNNLYSEEKDKDTVVCQNRNGDLLWTFTDETVIKEIRCITVDEHGNLFVVGKESKNVIIISSDGTKHKILLTETDLCGSPWAIDYNSELKSLLVANEKDGQAFLYSVHYS; from the coding sequence ATGGCTTCCTCTTTTGATCATTGTGGTATTTGTCATTCAAGACACATTTCTAAGCCATCCGTTTTTTGGTGCTCAGATTGCGATGAAGGACTATGCCAAGACTGTATAGAACATCACAGCTTGTCAAAGGCATCACGAAACCACAAGACTGTTCCTCTCGAGGAATATCATAAGTTGCCATCATTTATCGCAAACATTAATCTGCATTGTGGTGAACACGATGAGAAGTACCAACTGTTTTGCAAGGAGCACAATGCCATGCTCTGTAGAAAATGCGTCATTTCTGAAAACCACGTTGAATGTAAAGTTATAGTCCCTATTGAAGATGTCATTCAAAATGCTAAAACATCTGTAGCCTTTACAGAAATCGAGTCTTCATTCCAAGAAACGAAGGAAAATCTTAAACTTATCCTCGAGGACAGACAAAAGAATGTATCTTCACTATCAGATTCGAAACAAAAACTACAGTCCGAGATATCAGCGATTAGACGCCAGATAAATCAACATCTTGATAAAATACAAGACCATTTCATCGCTGATTTGAATAAAACTGTGGAAAATTCAACCCAACAAATACAGAGCTTCATTGCATCTCTTACGAATACCCAAAGGGAAATTAAGGAGTGCATAGAAGATGTTGAAAACATAAAGAAATATGCAACAGACATGCAAACATTTTTAGTAATTAAACAATTAGAAAACAAGTTAAATGAAACGGAAAACGAAATATTGCTTTGGACAGACAGTACTGGCTTGGGTCACACCGTAGTTTCTTTCAAGATCAACTCTATACTACAAAATATCAGTAACGAAATAACTGAGTTCGGTACACATAGCGTCGATGTACAACCATGTGAACTATCATTACACAGAAAGAAAGAAGGACAAGCACAGTTGACGGTAAGTCTGGAACCTAAAACTTCAGTTGAGCATATAACGCTGAAAATAAAAACGAAATtcaaaactttatctaaaagtgTGTCAAGTTGTTGTATTTTACCTTGCGGTAAAATGGTTGTGTCAAACTTTCATCCTTcgtatttgaatttgtttttctctgatgggaaatttgaaaaaagaattaacaacatCATACCTAATATTTATGATGTTGCATGTATCGACAATGAAACTGTTGCGGTCGTATCAATCTATGAGAAGAATATTAAACTTGTAAATCTAAAATCAGGGAAGGCATTCAGGAGCATTTATACAGATTTACCTTCCAATGGTTTAACTTACATTaaaggtaattttataatttcttcTAAAGAAGGACATTTGCTGGAGGTCGGGCTAGAGGATACCAAGACAAATATAATTTGCAGTAGTGTTGGCTCTTTATATGTAGATTCATTCGGGAATAATCTTTATTCTGAAGAGAAAGATAAAGATACAGTAGTCTGTCAAAACAGAAACGGAGATTTACTATGGACATTTACAGACGAAACGGTTATAAAAGAAATCAGATGTATAACAGTAGATGAACATGGAAATCTTTTTGTCGTCGGAAAGGaatcaaaaaatgtaattataatatCATCTGATGGCACAAAGCACAAAATACTCTTGACAGAAACAGACTTATGTGGTTCTCCATGGGCAATTGATTACAACAGCGAATTGAAATCTTTGCTTGTAGCAAACGAAAAAGATGGTCAAGCATTTTTGTACAGTGTACACTACTCGTAA